The Oncorhynchus tshawytscha isolate Ot180627B linkage group LG12, Otsh_v2.0, whole genome shotgun sequence genome includes a window with the following:
- the LOC112262682 gene encoding zinc finger protein 703-like, translating into MNNSPRGSDAHLRSPSPERTGNDRCNSLRRGTKIQLVSVPSPSDPTRQARRLPIRILKMLSTHSSILLHPEYLQPLTSAPVSIELDAKKSPLALLAQTCSQIGKPDPPSSSKLGSLSSISLSDKEPSGRSSSSGHKSGDQHQSLEDKSSFKPYNKAGGECRKDGLLTKGATDKAGFRVPSGGSGSSGSCPSFPPHSTSPSSTSPPLHSQGQSHRQTQSPSTQQQTSHSQALHIDNKPVSSDQASSDSSTGKKDSDRSKEKLDGAQLANSSQMRAIANSSNASSASSPRPESKADSQSSQSGLGSGHIAPVSPFKPSHSIFPMPTSSMGYHGSIVGAYAGYPSQFMDHTKSSLGMGIPGKHPSSSPLTGASPPSLMQGLCRDPYCLTYPNHPHLGGSNCNTCVHDPSSLKSGYQIMYPSHHLHSLHPSSLSSTTPTLSHPLYTYGYMLQNEPQPHACNWVSVGGPCDKRFSTSEELLAHLRTHTALTGGLDSKPLSAYPSSATSCHLHLPQPGSPGTLPSSFSLRGSPGLSLARYHPYSKAHLPGTPGLPMHSLQASSPYYSPYAIYSQRLGSASTLGYQ; encoded by the exons ATGAACAATTCTCCCCGTGGATCTGACGCGCATTTACGCAGTCCGTCCCCTGAGCGTACCGGTAACGACCGTTGTAATTCACTCCGGAGAGGAACTAAAATACAGCTGGTTTCCGTACCTTCTCCCTCAGATCCAACACGCCAGGCTAGAAGGCTGCCTATTCGGATTCTAAAGATGTTGAGCACTCACAGTAGCATCTTGCTACACCCAGAGTATCTCCAACCCCTGACGTCCGCGCCAGTAAGCATTGAG CTGGATGCTAAGAAGAGTCCTCTGGCCCTGCTGGCTCAGACCTGCTCACAGATCGGCAAACCAGACCCCCCCTCCTCATCCAAGCTgggctccctctcctccatcagccTCAGTGACAAGGAGCCATCCGGACGCTCCTCCAGCTCTGGCCACAAGTCTGGAGACCAGCATCAGTCTCTGGAGGATAAGTCCAGCTTCAAGCCTTACAACAAGGCCGGAGGGGAATGCCGCAAGGATGGGCTGTTGACCAAGGGTGCTACAGACAAAGCTGGCTTCAGGGTGCCCAGTGGTGGATCCGGGAGCAGTGGCTCTTGCCCGTCCTTCCCCCCACACTCCACCTCTCCCagctccacctcccctcccctgcacTCCCAAGGCCAGTCCCACAGACAGACCCAGTCCCCCTCCACACAGCAGCAGACATCACACTCTCAGGCCCTGCACATAGACAACAAGCCTGTGAGCTCAGACCAGGCCAGCTCAGACAGCAGCACAGGGAAGAAAGATTCTGATCGCAGTAAGGAGAAGCTGGACGGAGCCCAGCTAGCTAACTCCAGTCAAATGCGGGCTATCGCCAACTCCAGCAATGCCAGCTCCGCTAGCAGCCCGCGGCCGGAGAGCAAGGCTGACTCACAGTCCTCTCAGTCTGGGCTAGGCTCCGGACACATcgcccctgtctcccccttcaaACCAAGCCATTCAATCTTCCCCATGCCCACCTCCTCCATGGGTTACCATGGCTCCATAGTGGGCGCCTATGCAGGCTACCCATCTCAGTTCATGGATCATACCAAGTCTAGTCTAGGGATGGGGATCCCAGGAAAGcaccccagctccagccccctCACTGGGGCCTCACCTCCTTCCCTCATGCAGGGTCTATGCAGGGACCCGTACTGTTTGACTTACCCCAACCACCCCCATTTAGGGGGAAGCAACTGCAATACATGTGTCCATGACCCCTCCTCTCTAAAATCAGGTTACCAAATCATGTACCCATCACACCACCTTCACTCCCTCCACCCCAGCTCTCTAtcctccaccacccccaccctGTCCCACCCGCTCTATACCTACGGCTACATGCTGCAGAACGAGCCCCAGCCACACGCCTGTAACTGGGTGTCAGTAGGAGGGCCGTGTGACAAACGTTTCTCCACGTCAGAGGAGCTGCTGGCCCACCTGCGTACTCACACGGCTCTAACTGGTGGGCTGGACAGTAAGCCCCTATCTGCCTACCCCTCCTCAGCCACCTCCTGCCACCTCCACCTTCCCCAACCCGGCAGCCCCGGCACCCTGCCCAGCTCCTTCTCCCTGCGGGGGTCACCTGGCCTGAGCCTGGCTCGCTACCACCCCTACAGCAAGGCCCACCTGCCCGGAACCCCAGGCCTGCCCATGCACTCACTGCAGGCGTCCTCGCCCTACTACTCCCCCTATGCCATCTACAGCCAAAGACTAGGCTCAGCCTCCACCCTGGGCTACCAGTGA